A single region of the Salicibibacter cibi genome encodes:
- a CDS encoding AMP-binding protein, whose product MSANPVWFPTEDTMQQSPLYEWIKELGFESYEALYDASIRDISWFWGEAEKRTGIEWFQPYQQVLDLSKGKAWPAWFVGGQLNVAHNCLERWVKDPEIANRPAIIWEREDYKRETYTYAELNDWVNQVANGLKQQGISKGDRIVIQMPMIPEMVVAVLAIIKLGAIFVPSFSGFGADPIAKRLDHSQAKMLITVDGYLRSGNVFPVKEVVDEAVSMVSCVEKVVVVTRMGRDIPWMENRDMEWVELESGIEHFEAEPMDSMDPCMVIYTSGTTGRPKGTVHNHGPYAVKGAFGNGDRQPGGSGGVNFWITDMGWIMGPSHVFGSLLSASTMLLYEGSPTKPSIDRLWELIDRHQVTYLGIAPTLIRSLMQHGEEPVKKHDLSSLMAIGSTGEPWNPEPWQWLYEKVINKRFPIINFSGGTEIGGVILTNISLKPIAPANFNARALGMDAQAYNSSGEPVVNETGELVLRQPWLGMTDGFWQDPERYEETYWQKWENTWVHGDAVIQDEDGYWTIFGRSDDTMNIAGKRLGPAEVESIIVDHPAVLESAVIGVPDDVKGEAPVCFVVLNQGNEATKALMDELIEMISKRLGKALSPKAIHAMSDLPKTKNEKIKHRTIRKAYLKEDPGDLDLLVNPQTIEEIGEIQ is encoded by the coding sequence ATGAGCGCAAACCCCGTATGGTTTCCAACTGAAGACACAATGCAACAGTCGCCGCTTTACGAGTGGATCAAAGAACTCGGGTTTGAAAGCTACGAAGCGTTATATGACGCTTCGATTCGGGATATCTCGTGGTTTTGGGGAGAAGCAGAAAAGAGAACCGGTATTGAATGGTTCCAACCTTATCAGCAAGTTTTGGATCTTAGTAAAGGAAAGGCATGGCCAGCTTGGTTTGTCGGCGGACAATTGAATGTCGCACACAATTGTCTGGAACGGTGGGTTAAAGATCCCGAAATCGCTAATCGCCCCGCTATCATCTGGGAACGTGAAGATTATAAGCGTGAGACATATACGTATGCCGAATTGAACGACTGGGTGAATCAAGTTGCTAACGGCTTAAAACAACAAGGCATTTCTAAGGGTGATCGAATTGTCATCCAAATGCCGATGATTCCCGAGATGGTCGTTGCCGTTCTTGCGATCATTAAATTAGGTGCTATTTTTGTGCCCAGTTTTTCAGGTTTTGGTGCAGATCCAATTGCTAAAAGGCTTGATCATTCCCAGGCAAAAATGCTGATCACAGTAGACGGGTATCTAAGATCAGGAAACGTATTTCCTGTGAAAGAAGTGGTGGATGAAGCTGTTTCAATGGTTTCCTGTGTGGAAAAAGTCGTTGTCGTGACAAGGATGGGCAGAGACATTCCTTGGATGGAAAATAGAGATATGGAGTGGGTCGAACTAGAAAGTGGCATAGAGCATTTTGAGGCGGAACCAATGGACAGCATGGATCCTTGCATGGTGATTTATACATCAGGGACGACTGGCCGACCGAAAGGTACGGTTCATAATCACGGCCCATATGCAGTGAAAGGAGCTTTCGGCAATGGCGATCGGCAACCGGGAGGCAGTGGCGGCGTGAATTTCTGGATAACGGATATGGGTTGGATAATGGGGCCTTCCCATGTTTTTGGCAGTCTGCTGAGTGCCTCAACGATGCTCCTATATGAAGGATCCCCTACAAAACCGAGCATTGATCGTCTATGGGAATTAATCGATCGCCATCAGGTTACCTATCTAGGGATTGCTCCGACGTTGATTCGTTCCCTCATGCAGCACGGTGAAGAGCCGGTGAAAAAACATGATCTTTCAAGCTTAATGGCGATTGGGTCGACAGGAGAGCCTTGGAACCCGGAACCATGGCAATGGCTGTATGAAAAAGTGATCAACAAACGATTCCCGATCATAAACTTTTCCGGTGGAACGGAAATCGGCGGTGTGATCTTGACGAACATATCCCTCAAGCCGATAGCACCAGCCAATTTTAATGCACGAGCGCTCGGGATGGATGCGCAAGCCTATAACTCATCAGGAGAGCCTGTAGTGAACGAAACCGGGGAACTGGTACTAAGACAGCCGTGGTTAGGCATGACCGATGGATTTTGGCAGGACCCGGAGAGATATGAAGAAACCTACTGGCAAAAATGGGAGAATACGTGGGTTCATGGCGACGCCGTGATTCAAGATGAAGATGGCTATTGGACGATTTTCGGTCGATCAGACGATACGATGAATATAGCCGGCAAACGTTTAGGGCCGGCAGAAGTGGAATCCATTATTGTGGATCACCCCGCTGTCCTTGAATCAGCCGTTATTGGCGTACCAGACGACGTGAAGGGAGAAGCCCCCGTTTGTTTTGTCGTGCTCAATCAAGGCAATGAAGCGACAAAAGCTCTAATGGATGAACTCATAGAGATGATTAGCAAACGTCTTGGAAAGGCTCTAAGTCCAAAGGCGATTCACGCGATGTCCGATCTCCCTAAAACAAAAAATGAAAAAATTAAACACCGAACGATACGGAAAGCTTACTTAAAGGAAGACCCCGGTGATCTAGATTTACTAGTTAACCCGCAAACGATCGAGGAGATTGGGGAAATACAGTAG
- a CDS encoding NADPH:quinone oxidoreductase family protein produces the protein MRAWQVKELADPDQALALEEVEKPAREEGQVLIKTQTAALNFFDILLCQGKYQEKPPLPFTPGAEIAGTVEAADDGSAFQVGQKVLARPAMPAGGFAEWVSVPEASVFSVPESMSFEEAAAMYITYQTAYYALHDRGNIKAGEVLLVHAGSGGVGSAAIELGKAAGARIIATAGGPEKVQVCKDLGADVAIDYRAEDFVDTVKKETDGRGADVIFDPVGSDTFDRSRKCIAFAGRLLVIGFAGGRIPEAPANHALVKNYSIVGVHWGYFARLYEEEMVNIHKTLCSMYEEGKIKPLIYEQYRFEEVPHALNLLADRKTYGKLVVNVGE, from the coding sequence ATGCGCGCGTGGCAAGTAAAAGAACTCGCGGATCCCGATCAGGCACTGGCTTTGGAAGAGGTTGAAAAACCTGCTCGGGAAGAAGGACAGGTGCTCATTAAAACACAAACAGCAGCATTAAATTTTTTCGATATCCTATTATGCCAAGGGAAATACCAAGAAAAACCACCGCTCCCGTTTACACCGGGCGCGGAAATCGCGGGAACGGTAGAAGCAGCCGATGACGGAAGTGCTTTTCAAGTCGGGCAAAAAGTATTGGCGAGACCTGCGATGCCCGCCGGCGGTTTCGCGGAATGGGTCTCGGTCCCTGAAGCCTCCGTTTTCAGCGTCCCGGAATCGATGTCCTTTGAGGAAGCGGCCGCCATGTACATCACGTACCAAACTGCTTATTACGCTCTGCACGATCGTGGAAACATCAAGGCGGGCGAAGTGCTGCTCGTCCACGCCGGGTCCGGCGGCGTGGGTTCAGCCGCGATTGAACTAGGGAAAGCCGCCGGCGCACGCATCATTGCAACGGCAGGAGGTCCGGAAAAAGTACAAGTATGCAAAGACTTAGGCGCCGACGTCGCCATTGATTACAGAGCGGAAGATTTCGTCGACACTGTAAAAAAAGAAACAGATGGCCGCGGGGCTGATGTTATCTTCGACCCCGTCGGCAGCGACACCTTTGACCGCTCACGAAAATGCATTGCCTTCGCCGGCCGCCTACTCGTCATCGGCTTTGCAGGGGGAAGAATACCTGAAGCCCCCGCCAACCACGCATTGGTGAAAAACTACTCGATCGTCGGCGTTCACTGGGGTTATTTTGCCAGGCTTTACGAAGAGGAAATGGTAAATATCCACAAAACCCTTTGTTCCATGTACGAAGAAGGCAAAATCAAGCCGTTGATTTATGAGCAGTATCGCTTTGAAGAAGTACCACATGCGTTAAATCTGTTGGCGGATCGGAAGACGTACGGGAAATTGGTTGTGAATGTGGGTGAATGA